One part of the Vicia villosa cultivar HV-30 ecotype Madison, WI unplaced genomic scaffold, Vvil1.0 ctg.002061F_1_1, whole genome shotgun sequence genome encodes these proteins:
- the LOC131637627 gene encoding uncharacterized protein LOC131637627 isoform X1: MKQVKPLQLFHNLVKTTQNERGRLMGLDVGDKYVGLALSDFDNKIASPFSVLVRKKSNVKLMASDFNCLISKYSLKGFVIGLPFDRHLVSSDAVQMKVFIDNLRRTNMLQDVDYTFWNECFTSKNVELLLKPLNLKHPVHSKTMLDKFAAVGILQGYLDYVNRKAKLITPE, translated from the exons ATGAAGCAGGTGAAGCCGTTGCAGTTGTTTCATAATTTGGTGAAAACAACACAGAATGAACGTGGAAGGTTGATGGGTTTAGATGTTGGTGATAAATATGTCGGTCTCGCTCTTTCCGACTTTGATAACAAAATTGCTTCACCTTTCAG TGTTCTCGTCCGCAAGAAATCAAACGTTAAATTAATGGCTTCTGATTTTAACTGTCTG ATCTCTAAGTATTCCTTGAAAGGCTTTGTTATTGGCCTCCCTTTTGATAGACATCTGGTGTCTTCTGAT GCTGTGCAAATGAAGGTCTTCATTGATAACCTTCGTAGAACAAACATGCTTCAAGATGTAGACTATACCTTTTGGAATGAGTGCTTCACGTCAAAG AATGTAGAATTATTGTTAAAGCCTTTGAACTTGAAACATCCTGTTCATTCCAAAACTATGCTAGACAAGTTTGCTGCTGTAGGAATACTTCAA GGGTACCTGGACTATGTCAACAGAAAAGCAAAGCTAATAACACCAGAGTAA
- the LOC131637627 gene encoding uncharacterized protein LOC131637627 isoform X2, with product MKQVKPLQLFHNLVKTTQNERGRLMGLDVGDKYVGLALSDFDNKIASPFSVLVRKKSNVKLMASDFNCLISKYSLKGFVIGLPFDRHLVSSDAVQMKVFIDNLRRTNMLQDVDYTFWNECFTSKNVELLLKPLNLKHPVHSKTMLDKFAAVGILQGYLDYVNRKAKLITPE from the exons ATGAAGCAGGTGAAGCCGTTGCAGTTGTTTCATAATTTGGTGAAAACAACACAGAATGAACGTGGAAGGTTGATGGGTTTAGATGTTGGTGATAAATATGTCGGTCTCGCTCTTTCCGACTTTGATAACAAAATTGCTTCACCTTTCAG TGTTCTCGTCCGCAAGAAATCAAACGTTAAATTAATGGCTTCTGATTTTAACTGTCTG ATCTCTAAGTATTCCTTGAAAGGCTTTGTTATTGGCCTCCCTTTTGATAGACATCTGGTGTCTTCTGAT GCTGTGCAAATGAAGGTCTTCATTGATAACCTTCGTAGAACAAACATGCTTCAAGATGTAGACTATACCTTTTGGAATGAGTGCTTCACGTCAAAG AATGTAGAATTATTGTTAAAGCCTTTGAACTTGAAACATCCTGTTCATTCCAAAACTATGCTAGACAAGTTTGCTGCTGTAGGAATACTTCAA GGGTACCTGGACTATGTCAACAGAAAAGCAAAGCTAATAACACCAGA ATAG
- the LOC131637666 gene encoding AT-hook motif nuclear-localized protein 5-like, whose product MDEREAMAFSDGSGSYYMHRGGGVGGSGGNGGVFQQTPSGFRALSNNAHGGSDGSAFSVEPQHDSFSHGGVSNSLGSSPGPVVPYSGEQSVKKKRGRPRKYGPDVPVSLRLSSPMSATDNSMSPSEKRPRGRPPGSGRKQQLAVLGEWMNSSAGQAFSPHVITIGVEEDIVAKLQAFSQLRQRALCILSGTGSVSSVTLRQPASATISVAFEGRFQILCLSGSYLVAEDGGPQNRTGGISVSLSSPDGHVIGGGVARLIAASPVQVVVCSFVYGGSKAKTATKEGDGSEPQSSDQLASPGSEPSNQNYTASGTGTGTMWLGSRPVDEKSEHPHTGIDLMHG is encoded by the exons ATGGATGAAAGAGAAGCTATGGCATTCTCTGATGGGTCTGGTTCATATTACATGCATAGAGGAGGAGGGGTTGGTGGGTCTGGTGGTAATGGAGGAGTGTTCCAACAAACACCTTCTGGGTTTAGAGCTTTGTCTAACAATGCTCATGGTGGTTCTGATGGTTCTGCATTTTCAGTGGAGCCTCAGCATGATAGTTTTAGTCATGGTGGTGTTAGCAACAGCTTAGGTTCATCTCCTGGTCCTGTAGTGCCTTATTCAGGAGAGCAGTCTGTGAAAAAGAAAAGAGGGAGACCTAGGAAGTATGGTCCTGATGTACCTGTTTCTTTGAGGCTCTCTTCTCCTATGTCTGCCACTGATAATTCCATGTCTCCTTCGGAGAAACGGCCGAGAGGACGCCCACCTGGAAGTGGAAGGAAACAACAACTAGCTGTTCTAG GTGAATGGATGAACAGCTCTGCTGGCCAGGCCTTTTCACCCCATGTTATCACCATTGGAGTTGAGGAG GACATTGTAGCAAAGTTACAGGCATTTTCACAACTCAGACAACGCGCTTTATGCATCTTGTCAGGAACTGGGTCTGTATCTTCAGTCACTCTGCGCCAGCCTGCTTCTGCGACTATCAGTGTTGCATTCGAG GGGCGATTCCAAATATTATGCTTATCTGGCTCTTACTTGGTTGCTGAAGATGGTGGACCTCAAAATCGAACTGGTGGCATTAGTGTTTCCCTTTCTAGTCCGGACGGTCATGTTATTGGCGGTGGCGTTGCTAGGCTTATTGCTGCAAGCCCTGTCCAG GTGGTAGTTTGCAGTTTCGTATATGGCGGCTCTAAGGCGAAGACTGCCACAAAAGAAGGTGATGGTTCAGAGCCTCAGAGTAGCGACCAGTTAGCTTCTCCAGGAAGTGAACCATCTAATCAAAACTACACAGCTTCTGGAACAGGAACAGGCACAATGTGGCTTGGATCAAGGCCagtagatgagaaaagtgaacaTCCACACACTGGTATTGACTTGATGCATGGGTGA
- the LOC131637653 gene encoding citrate-binding protein-like, with protein MTMLPILHLILFPLIIHQTTSFSSSAIDPTQGFTHVSLDNSNFVIQKPYNIPVNQRYNFTNGVHQFWILPTDKPFMSGSNTKPRTEIRISKHEYTSGIWQFEGYAYVPSGTSGVCIMQIFGGRSTATTTQLRIYDGSLTYYNSPHVLSQNIYDRWFKVNAIHDMDANNVKIYIDGVLKRDGAGLGAGTHYFKFGVYVQNDHSNRMESRWKDIKVFKK; from the exons ATGACAATGCTACCAATTCTTCACCTAATCCTTTTTCCATTAATCATACATCAAACAACCTCATTTTCCTCATCTGCTATTGATCCCACACAAGGCTTCACTCATGTTTCATTAGATAACTCAAACTTTGTTATTCAAAAGCCTTACAATATTCCAGTAAACCAGCGTTACAACTTTACAAATGGTGTGCACCAATTTTGGATACTCCCCACAGACAAGCCTTTCATGAGTGGCAGCAATACAAAGCCACGAACCGAGATTCGTATCAGT AAACATGAGTATACATCTGGTATATGGCAATTTGAAGGGTATGCTTATGTTCCAAGTGGCACAAGCGGCGTGTGTATTATGCAAATATTTGGTGGAAGATCTACAGCGACAACGACACAACTTAGGATTTACGATGGTTCCCTAACTTATTATAATTCTCCTCATGTTCTGTCTCAGAATATCTATGACAGGTGGTTTAAGGTAAACGCGATTCATGACATGGATGCTAACAATGTTAAGATTTATATTGATGGAGTTCTCAAGCGTGATGGGGCTGGTCTCGGAGCTGGTACTCACTACTTCAAGTTCGGGGTTTATGTACAAAATGATCATTCCAACCGCATGGAATCTCGCTGGAAGGATAtcaaagtttttaaaaaatag
- the LOC131637640 gene encoding uncharacterized protein LOC131637640 — MSQWEVDSIEVYLNYTMSLLDLLNSISSSFSHLCQARLSLAHGLSLTLKEKEKSHSLARKHLKAIQPSECFSSNFGRYLRTKDQKAKNFSGKEWIVHEGVKEMKSIGFWVCGVLLSCLYGDCNPYMELRKTGGGFESSLVATLDFKISEKLVKKEPSFCEIKEMNNGVAYLVGGDEVRHDAAKDLQRKLCELNKIFDDISKEVDNLFNDVMSRTKLVNGSIV, encoded by the coding sequence ATGAGTCAATGGGAGGTTGATTCCATTGAAGTGTATCTCAACTATACCATGAGTTTGTTGGACCTTCTGAAttccatttcttcttctttttctcatctTTGCCAAGCTAGGCTTTCTCTAGCTCATGGTTTGAGTTTGACTTTGAAGGAAAAGGAAAAGTCACATTCTTTGGCTAGAAAACATTTGAAAGCAATCCAACCATCAGAGTGTTTTAGCTCCAATTTTGGTAGATATCTTCGCACAAAAGATCAAAAAGCAAAGAATTTTTCCGGTAAGGAGTGGATTGTTCATGAGGGTGTAAAGGAAATGAAGAGTATTGGATTTTGGGTTTGTGGAGTTCTCTTATCTTGCTTATATGGTGATTGTAATCCATACATGGAACTAAGAAAAACTGGTGGTGGGTTTGAAAGTTCTCTAGTTGCCACACTTGACTTCAAAATCAGTGAGAAGTTAGTGAAGAAAGAGCCGAGCTTCTGCGAGATCAAAGAGATGAATAATGGTGTTGCTTACCTTGTTGGTGGGGATGAAGTAAGACATGATGCAGCCAAAGATTTGCAGAGAAAGCTGTGTGAGTTAAATAAGATATTTGATGATATAAGCAAGGAAGTTGATAATTTATTTAATGATGTAATGAGTCGAACTAAATTAGTTAATGGATCCATTGTTTGA
- the LOC131637639 gene encoding F-box/kelch-repeat protein At3g06240-like, with amino-acid sequence MQRWLIDWKMNKDGTAEKWLIDWKMNKDGTAEKWLIDWKMNKDGTAEKVKLRKELHIHDDEKVKLRKELHIHDDIAFSILSKLCIKSLKRFECVCKSWSLLFDNPDFMTMYRNFFLKKEHPYYDDTSFLLYGKLTRSEIFYLDESFELWSVSGDKFENRVKLLWPCTPSYDSLEYLYSGPDYDIIGSGSVNGIVCLWRVFALYCPMKIFVLWNPSTRKFKLVKCSRLCNISSVSYSAFGYDSGRNDYKVLCLREQVEGTYISNDYTWEIYSLRTDSWRIVDLPLHHISKNCCQQLNMDGLSHWMCESVTHNEIYILSFDWRNEVFITTQIDDNFDFQLLPTHLVLLNGSIALILNLPNTTTFHILVLGELTIKKSWTKMFIVQEPIPFHVNLIGAGKNGDMVFKKDDGGLISFNLTTQMIEELGITANGLCKIIIHRENLNYSVRMKKYSTKW; translated from the coding sequence ATGCAAAGGTGGTTAATAGATTGGAAGATGAATAAAGACGGCACTGCTGAAAAGTGGTTAATAGATTGGAAGATGAATAAAGACGGCACTGCTGAAAAGTGGTTAATAGATTGGAAGATGAATAAAGACGGCACTGCTGAAAAGGTAAAGTTGAGAAAAGAATTACACATACATGATGATGAAAAGGTAAAGTTGAGAAAAGAATTACACATACATGATGATATTGCGTTTTCCATTCTATCAAAATTGTGTATTAAATCTTTGAAGCGATTTGAATGTGTTTGCAAATCATGGTCCCTCTTATTTGATAATCCTGATTTCATGACTATGTATCgcaattttttcttaaaaaaggaaCATCCTTATTACGACGATACATCTTTTCTGCTCTATGGCAAGTTAACTCGTTCGGAAATTTTCTATCTagatgaatcatttgaattgtggTCTGTTTCTGGAGATAAGTTTGAGAATAGGGTCAAATTACTTTGGCCATGTACTCCCAGTTATGATAGTTTAGAATACTTATATTCCGGTCCGGATTATGACATTATCGGCTCAGGTAGTGTTAATGGGATCGTTTGTCTATGGAGGGTATTTGCATTATACTGCCCCATGAAAATTTTTGTATTATGGAATCCATCTACTCGAAAGTTTAAGCTTGTGAAATGTAGCAGGTTGTGTAATATTTCTTCTGTTAGTTACAGTGCATTTGGTTATGACAGTGGCAGAAACGACTATAAAGTGTTGTGTCTGAGAGAACAAGTTGAAGGCACTTATATTAGTAACGATTATACATGGGAGATATATAGTCTAAGGACCGACTCTTGGAGAATAGTTGATCTCCCTTTGCATCACATTTCTAAGAATTGTTGCCAACAGTTGAACATGGATGGACTCTCTCATTGGATGTGTGAAAGTGTAACACATAATGAAATATATATCTTGTCATTTGACTGGAGAAATGAGGTTTTCATTACAACACAAATAGATGACAACTTTGATTTTCAATTACTACCCACACACTTGGTGCTATTGAATGGGTCTATTGCTTTGATCTTAAATTTACCAAACACAACTACATTTCACATTTTAGTTTTGGGTGAACTTACTATTAAAAAATCATGGACTAAAATGTTTATTGTACAAGAACCCATCCCTTTCCATGTGAATCTCATCGGAGCAGGAAAGAATGGTGATATGGTGTTCAAAAAAGACGACGGTGGACTCATTTCCTTCAATTTAACTACCCAAATGATTGAGGAACTTGGCATTACAGCAAATGGACTTTGTAAGATCATAATTCATAGAGAAAACCTTAATTATTCCGTTCGAATGAAAAAGTATTCAACCAAGTGGTAA